From the Flexistipes sp. genome, one window contains:
- a CDS encoding GTP-binding protein → MKFLTISGPPSSGKTSVILKVIDAFKQREMNVGVVKFDCLSTDDDKLYEKKDIPVRKGLSGSLCPDHYFVSNVEACFKWGKELGLDILISESAGLCNRCSPHIKEVTAVCVIDNLSGVNTPKKIGPMLKSADVVVITKGDIVSQAEREVFASRVKHVNPKAVILNVNGVTGQGAFELSSFLYDSAEHETLKGKKLRFSMPSALCSYCLGETRIGDEYQMGNVRKMDS, encoded by the coding sequence ATGAAATTTCTGACAATTTCGGGCCCCCCTTCATCCGGGAAAACTTCAGTGATTTTAAAGGTTATTGATGCATTCAAACAGCGTGAAATGAATGTCGGGGTTGTTAAGTTCGACTGTCTTTCCACCGATGATGACAAGCTTTATGAAAAAAAGGATATCCCGGTGAGAAAAGGGCTTTCGGGATCATTGTGCCCTGATCACTACTTTGTCAGTAATGTGGAAGCCTGTTTTAAATGGGGTAAAGAGTTAGGTCTTGATATTTTGATCAGTGAAAGTGCCGGTCTGTGTAACAGATGCTCCCCTCATATAAAAGAGGTGACGGCGGTTTGCGTTATAGATAATTTGAGCGGGGTAAATACCCCGAAAAAAATCGGCCCCATGCTAAAATCTGCCGATGTGGTTGTTATTACGAAAGGAGATATAGTATCACAGGCTGAGCGGGAAGTTTTTGCCTCAAGGGTAAAACATGTAAATCCCAAAGCCGTTATTTTAAATGTTAACGGGGTTACCGGACAGGGAGCTTTTGAGCTGTCAAGTTTCCTGTATGACTCTGCAGAGCATGAAACACTCAAAGGCAAAAAACTGAGATTCTCGATGCCTTCGGCGCTGTGTTCTTACTGTCTTGGTGAAACAAGGATAGGGGATGAGTACCAGATGGGCAATGTCAGAAAAATGGACTCGTAA